From one Bacteroides fragilis NCTC 9343 genomic stretch:
- a CDS encoding mechanosensitive ion channel family protein produces MLLFQTTQQVADSLQVAAEKLDQAIAQADGLDKLGLITQQLIDSGIQAGGHILKAVIVFLVGRFLIRMLNRLVGRVMDKRNVDISIKTFVKSLVNILLTVLLIVSVVGALGVETTSFAALLASAGVAVGMALSGNLQNFAGGLVILLFKPYKVGDWIEAQSVSGTVKEIQIFHTILTTADNKLIYVPNGALSSGVVTNYSNQKTRRVEWIFGVDYGEDYNKVEKVVREVLTADKRILNDPAPFIALHTLDASSVNVVVRVWVESGDYWGVYFDINKTIYATFNEKGINFPFPQLTVHQAPN; encoded by the coding sequence ATGCTACTATTCCAAACTACACAACAAGTCGCTGATTCCCTGCAAGTGGCGGCTGAGAAGCTGGACCAGGCTATAGCCCAGGCAGACGGGCTCGATAAGTTGGGACTGATCACCCAACAACTGATAGACTCGGGCATACAGGCCGGAGGACATATTCTGAAAGCGGTCATTGTATTTTTGGTCGGACGTTTTCTGATCCGGATGCTGAACCGTCTGGTCGGCCGGGTGATGGATAAGAGAAACGTGGATATCAGTATCAAGACTTTTGTAAAGAGTCTCGTTAATATCCTTCTTACCGTACTATTAATTGTTTCCGTGGTAGGCGCATTGGGCGTCGAGACGACTTCGTTTGCTGCTTTGCTGGCTTCTGCCGGTGTGGCTGTCGGTATGGCGCTTTCCGGTAATTTGCAAAATTTTGCCGGCGGACTGGTTATTTTACTGTTCAAACCCTATAAGGTAGGCGACTGGATCGAAGCACAAAGTGTTTCCGGTACGGTCAAGGAAATTCAGATATTCCATACAATCCTGACAACTGCCGACAACAAGCTCATCTATGTGCCCAACGGGGCTTTAAGCAGTGGAGTGGTGACTAACTATAGTAACCAGAAGACCCGCCGCGTTGAATGGATCTTTGGCGTCGATTATGGTGAAGACTATAATAAGGTGGAAAAAGTGGTACGTGAGGTGCTGACCGCCGATAAGCGTATTCTCAATGATCCTGCTCCGTTTATAGCTCTGCATACGCTGGATGCCAGTAGTGTGAATGTTGTAGTCCGTGTTTGGGTGGAGAGTGGCGATTATTGGGGCGTTTATTTCGACATAAACAAGACGATTTATGCTACGTTCAATGAAAAAGGCATCAATTTTCCCTTCCCGCAACTTACGGTTCATCAGGCTCCGAATTGA
- a CDS encoding DMT family transporter, translating into MKNKKVEANLSMVVSKTFSGLNMNALKYLLPVWVSPLSGVTLRCVFAAIAFWIIGMFVKPEISTRKEKIFLFLLGALGIYGFMFLYLMGLSKTTPVSSSIFTSLQPIWVFVIAVVFFKEKISAMKIAGISLGLGGAILCILAQKSDDLASDALTGNMLCLLSSIAYAVYLVASNRILKSVGMFTVLKYTFAGAAFSSIVVSAVTGFHAPVFSGPLHWFPLSVLLFVLIFPTVVSYLLVPIGLKYLKTTVVAIYGYLILIVATIVSLLVGQDRFSWSQTIAIGMICVSVYLVEVAETKEKPVSNSDKPSSLPPHGS; encoded by the coding sequence ATGAAGAATAAGAAAGTGGAGGCCAATCTGAGTATGGTGGTTTCCAAAACCTTTAGCGGATTGAACATGAATGCGTTGAAATATCTGCTTCCCGTATGGGTCAGTCCCCTTTCGGGAGTTACCCTCCGGTGCGTGTTTGCCGCCATTGCTTTCTGGATCATCGGGATGTTTGTCAAGCCCGAAATTTCCACCCGGAAAGAAAAAATATTCCTTTTTCTCCTGGGAGCCTTGGGCATCTATGGTTTCATGTTTCTTTATCTGATGGGGTTGAGTAAAACGACTCCGGTCTCGAGTTCCATTTTCACCAGTTTGCAGCCTATCTGGGTGTTTGTGATCGCCGTGGTCTTCTTCAAGGAGAAGATCAGTGCGATGAAGATAGCCGGCATCTCCCTCGGACTCGGCGGGGCCATTCTTTGCATTCTGGCTCAGAAGAGTGACGATCTGGCTTCGGACGCCCTGACAGGCAATATGCTCTGCCTGTTGAGTTCGATCGCCTATGCTGTCTATCTGGTGGCAAGTAACCGAATCCTGAAGTCGGTCGGAATGTTTACAGTATTGAAGTATACCTTTGCCGGAGCGGCTTTTTCAAGCATCGTCGTTTCGGCTGTCACCGGTTTCCATGCTCCGGTATTTTCCGGGCCGTTACACTGGTTTCCGCTGTCGGTGCTCCTCTTTGTCCTGATATTCCCTACGGTTGTCAGCTACCTGTTGGTACCGATCGGACTGAAATATCTGAAGACTACCGTGGTGGCCATCTATGGGTATCTGATACTGATCGTGGCAACCATCGTCTCTCTACTCGTAGGACAGGACCGCTTCAGCTGGTCGCAGACCATTGCCATCGGCATGATCTGCGTCAGTGTCTATCTGGTCGAAGTGGCCGAGACGAAGGAGAAACCGGTCAGTAATTCAGATAAACCAAGTAGTCTCCCTCCGCATGGATCGTAA
- the pnuC gene encoding nicotinamide riboside transporter PnuC, whose amino-acid sequence MNYLEITGALVGLIYLWLEYRASIYLWIAGIIMPAIYIFVYYQAGLYADFGINIYYLLAAAYGWMVWMRGSEKETRAELPITHTPLKRYLPLLLVFLAAFFGIAWILIRFTDSNVPWLDSFTTALSIIGMWMLARKYVEQWWAWIVVDVVCCGLYIYKELYFTSALYGLYSIIAIFGYFKWKQMMHYESK is encoded by the coding sequence ATGAACTATCTCGAAATCACAGGTGCCCTTGTCGGGCTGATTTACCTTTGGCTGGAATACCGGGCAAGCATTTATCTCTGGATAGCGGGCATCATCATGCCGGCCATCTATATATTTGTATACTACCAAGCAGGATTGTATGCCGACTTCGGCATCAATATCTACTATCTGCTCGCGGCCGCCTACGGCTGGATGGTCTGGATGCGGGGAAGCGAAAAAGAGACCCGGGCCGAGCTGCCCATCACGCACACACCCTTGAAAAGATACCTCCCCCTATTGCTGGTATTCCTGGCAGCCTTCTTCGGCATCGCCTGGATACTGATCCGGTTTACGGACAGCAACGTCCCCTGGCTCGACTCGTTCACCACGGCGCTGAGCATCATCGGCATGTGGATGCTGGCACGCAAGTACGTCGAACAGTGGTGGGCATGGATCGTGGTCGACGTGGTATGTTGCGGACTCTACATCTATAAAGAGCTTTATTTCACATCCGCTCTTTACGGACTTTACTCAATAATCGCTATCTTTGGCTACTTTAAATGGAAACAAATGATGCATTATGAAAGTAAATGA
- a CDS encoding RNA polymerase sigma-70 factor — protein sequence MNQFLDFDQKLYAELRKGSEHAFVTVFERYNRLLYALAYRYFKSGEEAEDAVQYTFMKLWEQRSSFEFQSGIRSLLFTILKNYIMNELRHRQIVFEKHYEMAQRNEEADDSFLKNFEDKDFREHLRTAIGKLPPQKQKICRLKIEKGLSNQEIADEMHITVPTVKSHYTQAIKILRAEIESLIVLLHVLWIHFLE from the coding sequence ATGAATCAATTTTTAGATTTTGACCAGAAACTGTATGCTGAACTCCGTAAAGGCAGCGAGCACGCTTTTGTTACTGTTTTCGAACGGTATAACCGCTTGTTGTATGCGCTGGCTTATCGGTATTTTAAATCAGGTGAAGAGGCTGAAGACGCAGTGCAATATACTTTTATGAAATTGTGGGAGCAACGTTCCAGTTTTGAATTTCAATCCGGCATCAGAAGCCTGTTGTTCACCATCCTGAAAAACTACATTATGAACGAGTTGAGACATCGGCAGATTGTCTTTGAAAAGCATTACGAGATGGCTCAACGGAACGAAGAAGCGGATGACAGTTTTCTGAAGAATTTTGAAGATAAAGATTTCAGGGAACATCTTCGGACTGCCATCGGTAAACTACCTCCTCAAAAACAGAAAATATGCCGCCTGAAAATAGAAAAAGGACTTTCTAACCAGGAAATAGCGGACGAGATGCATATCACGGTGCCTACCGTAAAGTCCCATTATACTCAGGCCATTAAGATACTCCGTGCGGAGATTGAATCGTTAATTGTATTACTTCATGTATTGTGGATTCATTTTTTAGAGTGA
- a CDS encoding thiamine diphosphokinase, whose amino-acid sequence MKVNDIDMDAVILGNGEYPTHSMPETMLIMAPYVVCCDGSADEHIRRGFTPDAIIGDGDSLSPDNKERFRTIFHQIDDQETNDQTKAVHFLLDQGKKTIILVGATGKREDHTLGNISLLIDYMKAGAQVTMLTDHGMFIPASGRNCFKSYPGQQISIFNFNATGLRADGLVYPLSDFSNWWQGTLNEATGTEFTIHAEGDYLVYLNY is encoded by the coding sequence ATGAAAGTAAATGATATCGATATGGACGCCGTCATACTGGGCAACGGCGAATATCCGACCCACTCAATGCCGGAAACCATGCTGATTATGGCGCCTTACGTGGTGTGCTGCGACGGGTCTGCCGACGAACACATCCGAAGGGGATTTACGCCCGATGCCATCATCGGCGACGGAGACTCGCTCTCACCGGATAACAAAGAACGGTTCAGGACCATCTTCCACCAGATAGACGACCAGGAGACGAACGATCAGACCAAAGCGGTACACTTCCTGCTCGACCAAGGCAAAAAAACAATCATCCTCGTGGGTGCAACCGGCAAACGGGAAGACCATACCCTGGGAAACATCAGTCTGCTGATAGACTATATGAAAGCAGGAGCGCAGGTAACGATGCTGACGGACCACGGAATGTTTATTCCGGCATCGGGGAGGAACTGTTTCAAGTCATATCCCGGACAACAAATCTCCATCTTCAACTTCAACGCCACCGGATTGAGGGCCGATGGGCTGGTATATCCACTCAGTGACTTCAGTAACTGGTGGCAGGGTACGCTGAACGAAGCGACAGGCACCGAATTTACGATCCATGCGGAGGGAGACTACTTGGTTTATCTGAATTACTGA
- the thrC gene encoding threonine synthase, protein MKYYSTNKQAPLASLEEAVVKGLASDKGLFMPMTIKPLPQEFYDEIENLSFREIAYRVADAFFGEDVPAETLKEIVYDTLNFDVPLVPVKENIYSLELFHGPTLAFKDVGGRFMARLLGYFIRKEGRKQVNVLVATSGDTGSAVANGFLGVEGIHVYVLYPKGKVSEIQEKQFTTLGRNITALEVDGTFDDCQALVKAAFMDQELNEQLLLTSANSINVARFLPQAFYYFYAYAQLKKAGRAENVVICVPSGNFGNITAGLFGKKMGLPVRRFIAANNKNDIFYQYLQTGQYNPRPSVATIANAMDVGDPSNFARVLDLYGGSHAAIAAEISGTTYTDEQIRESVKACWQQTGYLLDPHGACGYRALEEGLQPGETGVFLETAHPAKFLQTVESIIGTEVEIPAKLRAFMKGEKKSLPMTKEFADFKSYLLGK, encoded by the coding sequence ATGAAATATTATAGTACTAACAAACAAGCTCCGCTTGCTTCGCTTGAAGAAGCGGTAGTCAAAGGACTTGCTTCTGATAAGGGGCTATTCATGCCCATGACCATCAAGCCCTTGCCTCAAGAGTTTTATGACGAGATAGAGAATCTTTCTTTCCGGGAAATCGCTTACCGGGTGGCAGATGCTTTCTTTGGAGAAGATGTTCCGGCGGAAACGCTGAAAGAGATCGTTTATGATACGTTGAATTTTGATGTCCCGTTGGTGCCGGTGAAGGAGAACATCTATTCCCTGGAGCTTTTCCACGGTCCTACATTGGCTTTTAAAGATGTAGGTGGACGGTTTATGGCCCGTTTGTTGGGATACTTCATCCGGAAAGAGGGGCGGAAACAGGTGAATGTGCTCGTTGCCACTTCCGGAGATACCGGTAGTGCGGTAGCCAATGGCTTTTTGGGGGTAGAGGGTATTCATGTGTATGTGCTCTATCCGAAGGGAAAAGTCAGCGAGATACAGGAAAAACAGTTCACTACGCTGGGGCGGAATATTACAGCCCTGGAGGTGGACGGAACGTTTGATGACTGCCAGGCGCTGGTGAAAGCAGCCTTTATGGATCAGGAACTGAACGAACAGTTGTTGCTGACCTCGGCTAACTCTATCAACGTGGCACGTTTCCTGCCGCAGGCATTCTATTATTTTTATGCCTATGCGCAATTGAAGAAGGCCGGCCGGGCAGAGAATGTCGTCATCTGTGTGCCGAGCGGAAACTTTGGTAACATTACTGCAGGCTTGTTCGGCAAAAAGATGGGCTTGCCCGTCCGCCGTTTTATCGCCGCCAACAATAAGAATGATATTTTCTATCAATATTTGCAGACAGGACAGTACAATCCCCGTCCGTCCGTTGCCACCATTGCCAATGCGATGGATGTGGGTGATCCGAGCAACTTTGCCCGTGTGCTCGACCTGTATGGCGGTTCGCATGCAGCCATCGCTGCCGAGATATCCGGAACGACGTACACCGACGAGCAGATTCGTGAAAGCGTGAAAGCGTGCTGGCAGCAGACGGGTTATCTGCTCGATCCTCATGGAGCATGCGGTTACCGTGCATTGGAGGAAGGCTTGCAGCCGGGTGAGACAGGCGTATTCCTCGAAACGGCCCATCCGGCCAAATTCCTGCAAACGGTGGAGAGCATCATTGGTACCGAGGTCGAAATACCTGCTAAGCTCCGGGCTTTTATGAAAGGCGAAAAGAAAAGTTTGCCGATGACGAAGGAGTTTGCTGATTTCAAGAGCTATCTGCTGGGCAAGTAG
- the thrA gene encoding bifunctional aspartate kinase/homoserine dehydrogenase I: protein MKVMKFGGTSVGSVNSILSVKKIVESAGEPVIVVVSALGGITDQLISTSRMAAMGDAAYEGAYREIVRRHEEMVQGVIPAGETQTLLHYQVNELLDELKDIFQGIYLIKDLSPKTSDTIVSYGERLSSLIASRLIQGAVWFDSRTFIKTEKKHNKHTLDTELTNRLVREAFKEIPRVSLVPGFISSDKVSGDVTNLGRGGSDYTAAVIAAALDADSLEIWTDVDGFMTADPRVISTAYTISELTYVEATELCNFGAKVVYPPTIYPVCHKNIPILIKNTFNPDAQGTVIKQHVDHTKSKAIKGISSINDTSLITVQGLGMVGVIGVNYRIFKALAKNGISVFLVSQASSENSTSIGVRNADADLACEVLNEEFAKEIEMGEISPIQAEKNLATVAIVGENMKHTPGIAGKLFGTLGRNGINVIACAQGASETNISFVVDSKSLRKSLNVIHDSFFLSEYQVLNLFICGVGTVGGSLVEQIRQQQKKLMVENGLKLHVVGIIDATKAMFSRAGFDLANYREELKEKGVDSSLDTIRDEIIGMNIFNSVFVDCTASPDIASLYKDFLQHNISVVAANKIAASSAYENYRELKLIARQRGVKYLFETNVGAGLPIINTINDLIHSGDKILKIEAVLSGTLNYIFNKISADVPFSRTIKMAQEERYSEPDPRIDLSGKDVIRKLVILAREAGYKLEQEDVEKNLFVPNDFFEGSLEDFWKKVPSLDADFEARRKVLESENKHWRFVAKLENGKASVGLQEVDRNHPFYGLEGSNNIILLTTERYKEYPMMIQGYGAGAGVTAAGVFADIMSIANV from the coding sequence ATGAAAGTAATGAAATTCGGCGGAACGTCCGTAGGTTCCGTGAACAGCATTTTAAGCGTAAAGAAAATCGTAGAGTCTGCCGGTGAACCGGTAATCGTAGTAGTGTCTGCATTGGGCGGGATCACTGACCAGTTGATCAGTACCTCCCGAATGGCCGCCATGGGCGATGCAGCTTACGAAGGGGCATACCGGGAAATAGTTCGCCGCCACGAAGAGATGGTGCAGGGAGTGATTCCTGCCGGAGAGACTCAGACCCTGTTGCACTATCAGGTGAATGAATTGCTCGACGAACTGAAAGATATCTTTCAGGGTATTTATCTGATTAAAGATCTTTCTCCGAAAACGTCCGATACCATTGTCAGTTATGGTGAACGTCTGTCTTCACTGATTGCGTCAAGACTGATCCAAGGGGCTGTATGGTTCGACTCACGTACTTTTATCAAGACAGAAAAGAAACATAATAAACATACACTGGACACGGAACTGACCAATCGGTTGGTGCGGGAGGCTTTCAAAGAAATCCCCCGGGTTTCGCTGGTACCCGGATTCATCTCTTCGGATAAGGTTTCGGGAGACGTAACGAATCTGGGCAGGGGCGGTTCCGACTATACCGCAGCTGTTATTGCCGCAGCTCTCGATGCCGATAGTCTGGAGATTTGGACGGATGTAGACGGCTTCATGACAGCCGACCCGCGTGTGATCAGTACGGCCTATACTATCAGCGAGCTGACTTATGTAGAGGCTACCGAACTTTGTAATTTCGGTGCAAAAGTGGTGTATCCGCCTACCATCTATCCGGTATGTCACAAAAACATACCGATCCTGATTAAGAATACTTTCAACCCGGATGCCCAGGGAACGGTGATCAAACAACACGTAGACCACACGAAGAGCAAAGCCATCAAAGGGATTTCGTCCATCAACGACACGAGCCTGATTACCGTACAGGGTTTAGGTATGGTGGGCGTGATCGGTGTCAACTACCGCATCTTTAAGGCGCTGGCAAAGAATGGAATCAGTGTGTTCCTCGTTTCGCAGGCTTCATCGGAGAACAGTACCTCTATCGGTGTGCGTAATGCCGATGCCGATCTGGCTTGCGAAGTGCTGAACGAAGAGTTTGCCAAAGAGATCGAAATGGGTGAGATTTCGCCTATCCAGGCAGAGAAGAACCTGGCTACGGTAGCTATCGTGGGTGAGAACATGAAACATACGCCGGGCATTGCCGGAAAGCTGTTCGGTACGCTGGGACGAAATGGCATCAATGTGATAGCCTGTGCACAGGGAGCTTCCGAGACCAACATCTCGTTTGTTGTCGATTCAAAGTCGTTGCGTAAATCGCTGAATGTGATTCACGACTCGTTCTTCCTCTCCGAATATCAGGTGCTCAACCTCTTTATCTGCGGTGTGGGCACGGTGGGAGGAAGTCTTGTCGAGCAGATCCGCCAGCAGCAGAAGAAGCTGATGGTAGAAAATGGCCTGAAACTCCATGTGGTAGGTATTATCGATGCGACGAAGGCGATGTTCAGCCGTGCCGGATTCGATCTGGCCAACTATCGCGAAGAGCTGAAAGAGAAGGGAGTGGACAGTTCGCTGGATACTATACGTGACGAGATTATCGGCATGAATATATTCAATTCGGTATTTGTGGATTGTACGGCCAGTCCGGACATTGCCTCTCTATATAAGGACTTCCTGCAACATAACATTTCTGTGGTGGCGGCCAATAAGATTGCTGCTTCATCGGCTTACGAGAATTACCGTGAACTGAAGCTGATAGCCCGCCAGCGTGGTGTGAAATATCTGTTTGAAACCAACGTGGGGGCCGGACTTCCGATTATCAATACCATCAATGACCTGATACATAGCGGTGATAAGATTCTGAAGATCGAGGCAGTGCTTTCGGGTACGCTGAACTATATTTTCAATAAGATCAGTGCCGATGTTCCCTTCAGCCGTACCATCAAGATGGCGCAGGAAGAGCGTTATTCGGAACCCGATCCGCGCATCGACCTGAGCGGTAAGGACGTGATCCGTAAGCTCGTGATCCTGGCGCGTGAGGCCGGATACAAGCTGGAACAGGAAGACGTGGAGAAGAATCTTTTCGTACCGAATGACTTCTTTGAAGGTTCGCTGGAAGACTTCTGGAAAAAAGTGCCTAGTCTGGATGCTGATTTCGAAGCTCGCCGCAAGGTGCTCGAGAGTGAGAATAAACATTGGCGTTTCGTTGCCAAGCTGGAGAACGGCAAAGCATCCGTCGGTTTGCAGGAAGTGGACCGCAACCATCCTTTCTACGGACTGGAAGGCAGCAATAACATCATCTTGCTTACCACCGAACGCTATAAAGAATATCCGATGATGATTCAGGGATACGGTGCGGGTGCCGGAGTGACGGCGGCCGGTGTATTTGCTGACATTATGAGCATTGCAAACGTATAA
- a CDS encoding TonB-dependent receptor gives MKKMIFAGCLMAGASVFAQAGETDSLKVVNLQEVQIVSTRATSKTPVAFTNVSKEELKKQNFGQDIPFLLSMTPSALTTSDAGAGIGYTTLRVRGTDGTRINITANGIPMNDAESHTLFWVNMPDFASSVKDIQVQRGAGTSTNGAGAFGASVNMQTEGISMQPYAEINASYGSFNAHKETVKFGTGLLKDHWAFDARLSNIGTDGYIDRASVDLYSFYAQGGYFADNTSVKFITFGGKEKTYHAWNYATKEEMKKYGRRFNSCGMYTDDDGHIRFYKDQTDNYLQMNYQLLLNHTFSAAWNLNAALHYTKGDGYYQEYKEDRSLKEYRLHPFMYDGKEVEKSDLIRQKKMDNHFGGGVFSVNYRNEKLDASLGGALNYYDGWHFGRVIWVKNYIGELLPDHEYYRNKAKKTDGNLYLKANYNLVAGLNAYADLQYRYINYKIHGDNDKYDYNTDGLQKLAVNDHFNFFNPKAGLNWDIDSNNRVYASFSVAQKEPTRNNYTDGNADEYPKAEKLYDYELGYTYRNTWLSAGVNFYYMDYKDQLVLTGELNEIGEAMARNVPDSYRTGVELMLGVKPCRWFQWDINGTLSKNRVKNFTEKLYEDEWKNPIEVEHGNTPIAFSPDFILNNRFSFSHKGFEAALQSQYVSKQYMSNAKQAEQTLDAYFVSNLNLAYTFQLRHVKSVTVGFTIYNLFNEKYENNGYAGSGYTLKDGKPERYNYAGYAAQAGTNVMGNISIRF, from the coding sequence ATGAAAAAGATGATTTTTGCCGGCTGTCTGATGGCCGGAGCAAGTGTCTTCGCGCAAGCGGGCGAGACAGACAGCTTGAAAGTAGTAAATCTGCAAGAGGTGCAGATAGTATCCACACGTGCCACTTCAAAAACCCCGGTGGCATTCACCAACGTTTCGAAAGAAGAACTCAAAAAGCAGAACTTCGGGCAAGACATCCCTTTTCTGCTCAGTATGACTCCTTCGGCACTGACCACCAGTGATGCCGGAGCAGGTATCGGTTACACCACACTGCGCGTACGGGGAACAGACGGGACACGCATCAACATCACAGCCAACGGAATCCCGATGAATGATGCCGAAAGCCATACACTCTTCTGGGTAAATATGCCCGACTTTGCTTCGTCCGTAAAGGATATACAAGTGCAGCGCGGTGCGGGTACATCGACCAACGGCGCAGGCGCTTTCGGAGCCAGTGTCAATATGCAGACGGAAGGTATTTCAATGCAACCTTATGCCGAAATAAACGCCTCGTACGGTAGCTTCAACGCTCACAAAGAGACAGTAAAATTCGGGACGGGACTGCTGAAGGATCATTGGGCATTCGATGCCCGCCTGTCCAACATCGGTACGGACGGATACATAGACCGGGCATCAGTAGACCTGTACTCTTTCTACGCACAGGGTGGATATTTTGCCGACAATACTTCGGTGAAGTTCATCACCTTCGGCGGTAAAGAAAAGACGTATCATGCCTGGAATTATGCAACTAAGGAAGAGATGAAGAAATATGGCCGACGCTTCAACTCATGCGGCATGTACACAGATGACGACGGACACATCCGCTTTTACAAAGACCAGACGGACAACTACCTGCAAATGAACTATCAGCTCTTGCTGAATCATACTTTCTCGGCAGCATGGAACCTGAATGCGGCACTCCATTATACAAAGGGGGACGGCTACTATCAGGAGTATAAAGAGGATCGCAGCCTGAAAGAGTATCGCCTGCATCCGTTTATGTACGATGGAAAGGAAGTGGAAAAAAGCGACCTGATCCGGCAGAAGAAGATGGACAATCACTTTGGCGGCGGCGTATTCTCGGTGAACTACCGGAATGAGAAGCTGGACGCTTCGCTGGGCGGCGCACTGAACTACTACGACGGATGGCACTTCGGACGGGTGATCTGGGTGAAGAACTATATCGGCGAGTTGCTGCCCGACCACGAATATTACCGTAACAAAGCCAAGAAGACGGACGGGAACCTCTATCTGAAAGCCAACTACAATCTGGTGGCAGGCCTCAACGCGTATGCCGACCTGCAATACCGCTACATCAACTATAAGATACACGGTGACAATGACAAGTACGATTACAACACTGACGGACTACAAAAGCTCGCAGTCAACGATCACTTCAACTTTTTCAACCCGAAAGCCGGACTGAACTGGGATATCGACTCCAACAACCGGGTTTACGCCTCTTTCTCCGTTGCCCAGAAAGAACCTACACGAAACAACTATACCGACGGTAACGCAGACGAATATCCGAAGGCGGAAAAACTGTACGACTACGAACTGGGGTATACCTACCGCAACACATGGTTGAGCGCCGGAGTCAACTTCTACTATATGGATTACAAGGACCAGTTGGTGCTGACCGGAGAATTGAACGAAATAGGCGAAGCCATGGCACGCAATGTGCCGGACAGTTACCGGACGGGCGTAGAACTGATGCTAGGAGTTAAGCCATGCCGATGGTTCCAATGGGACATCAACGGTACGCTGAGCAAGAACCGGGTGAAAAACTTCACCGAAAAACTGTACGAAGACGAGTGGAAGAACCCGATCGAAGTGGAACATGGTAACACCCCGATCGCTTTCTCTCCGGACTTTATACTGAATAATCGTTTCTCGTTCAGCCACAAAGGATTCGAAGCCGCCCTCCAGTCACAGTACGTCAGCAAGCAGTATATGAGCAATGCCAAGCAAGCAGAGCAGACACTCGATGCTTATTTTGTGAGCAACCTCAATCTGGCATATACATTCCAATTGCGACACGTGAAGTCGGTTACAGTGGGATTCACCATCTACAACCTCTTCAACGAAAAGTATGAAAACAACGGGTATGCCGGAAGCGGCTATACGCTGAAGGACGGCAAGCCCGAACGCTATAATTATGCCGGCTATGCCGCCCAGGCAGGTACAAATGTAATGGGTAACATCTCGATCCGCTTCTAA
- a CDS encoding cofactor-independent phosphoglycerate mutase produces the protein MKHIIILGDGMADWAVKSLGDKTLLQYAKTPYMDKLARMGRNGRLITVADGFHPGSEVANMSVLGYNLPKVYEGRGPLEAASIGVDLQPGEMAMRCNLICTEGDILKNHSAGHITTEEADVLIQYLQEKLGDDRVRFHTGVQYRHLLVVKGGNKQLDCTPPHDVPLKPFRPLMVKPLVPEAEETASLLNELILKSQELLKDHPLNLKRMAEGKDPANSIWPWSPGYRPQMERLSDTFPQVKRGAVISAVDLINGIGYYAGLRRIAVEGATGLYDTNYENKVAAALEALKTDDFVYLHIEASDEAGHEGDVALKLKTIENLDSRAVGPIYEAVKEWEEPVAIAVLPDHPTPCELRTHTNEPVPFFIWYPGIEPDSVQTFDEVAAVEGSYGLLKEDEFIKEFMNR, from the coding sequence ATGAAACACATCATCATACTGGGTGACGGAATGGCCGACTGGGCTGTAAAGTCGTTGGGAGACAAGACGCTCCTGCAATATGCAAAAACGCCTTATATGGATAAACTGGCCCGTATGGGACGGAACGGACGGTTGATAACCGTAGCCGACGGGTTCCATCCGGGAAGTGAAGTAGCCAATATGTCGGTTCTGGGATACAATCTTCCGAAAGTATACGAAGGGCGCGGACCACTCGAGGCTGCCAGCATCGGTGTCGATTTGCAGCCGGGCGAGATGGCAATGCGTTGCAATCTGATTTGTACGGAAGGAGATATCCTGAAGAATCATTCGGCAGGGCATATCACAACAGAAGAGGCGGATGTGTTGATTCAATACCTTCAGGAGAAACTGGGGGACGACCGGGTGAGGTTTCATACCGGGGTGCAATACCGCCATCTGCTGGTGGTGAAAGGCGGAAACAAGCAACTCGACTGCACCCCTCCGCACGATGTGCCTTTGAAGCCTTTCCGTCCGCTGATGGTGAAACCTTTGGTACCGGAGGCCGAAGAGACTGCTAGCCTGCTCAATGAACTGATCCTGAAGTCTCAGGAACTGCTGAAAGATCATCCGCTGAACCTGAAGCGGATGGCTGAGGGGAAAGACCCTGCCAACAGCATCTGGCCGTGGAGCCCGGGTTACCGTCCGCAAATGGAACGTCTGTCCGACACCTTCCCGCAAGTGAAGAGGGGAGCTGTCATCTCGGCCGTCGATCTGATCAACGGTATCGGATATTATGCCGGGCTGCGCCGTATTGCGGTAGAAGGGGCAACGGGGCTGTACGATACCAATTACGAGAATAAAGTGGCCGCCGCACTGGAGGCCCTGAAAACGGACGACTTTGTCTATCTGCACATTGAAGCCAGTGACGAAGCCGGTCATGAGGGTGATGTGGCGCTGAAACTGAAAACGATTGAAAACCTGGATAGCCGTGCCGTAGGTCCTATCTACGAGGCTGTGAAGGAGTGGGAAGAGCCGGTAGCGATTGCCGTATTACCCGATCATCCTACTCCCTGCGAACTGCGTACGCATACCAACGAGCCGGTCCCGTTTTTTATCTGGTATCCGGGTATCGAGCCGGACAGCGTGCAGACCTTCGATGAAGTTGCAGCAGTGGAGGGCAGTTACGGATTGCTGAAAGAGGATGAATTTATTAAAGAGTTTATGAACCGTTAA